Part of the Solwaraspora sp. WMMA2065 genome is shown below.
TCATCAGGCGTTCTGGCTGGCCATCGCCTTCCGGGTCCAGCCTGACGGCATCGCGCAGCAGCGCGATCGCCTCCTCGATCAGGCCGGTGCCGCCCCCATCGGACCCCTGGCGCAGCAGCGCCTTGGCCTGCCCGCTGTAGACCTCGGATCGCAGAGCGTGCGGCCCCACCGGTCGCGGACCGAAAGGAAGCTCGTCGAGCGCATCTCCGATCGGCTCCGGCACGAGCTTCGGCGCGTGCCGGCGGACCAGCTCGTATGCGGCCAGGCAGCAGGCGAGTTCACGTTGATCGTCATCAGCGATCTCCTGGAACCGCAGCAGATGCACCCGGCCGATCAGTGCCCACGCCTCGGCATCCGTGTCGTCGATCGATCTGGACACTTCACCGGCCAGTGCCAGCCCTGCGGGGTCGAGCGCGGCGGCGGCCGTCTCGGACTGGACCGCACCGGTCAGCCACTGCTGAAGCCGCATGACGGACTCGTCACGATCCATGACCGGTCCTCCCCGACGCCGGCGTCCCTGTCCCTGCCACTCCGGCGACGGGCACCGGCGAGGGGGCAGGCTTCTGCGGGAGCATGCTGCCACCGCGCGCTCGAACCGCGCCATCGACACGCTGCCATGGCCTTGTCGATTCGTCGGCACGTAGACTTCCCTTCACAGCTGATCGCCCGAGCAGTCCGCATGCGAGCGTCTAGGGTGCCGGCACGCTCCCGCCGCAGTCGCTTCACCGAACGAGAGGCCGCCCGGTGCTCGATCAGCCCGTCGATGCAGGCAACTTCTGGCGTGCTCTGGCAAGCCCTGGTGCCGTGATGTGGTCGTGCTGCTCACTGCTTGCCGTGCCCAGCGCCTGGCTGCCGTCCGACGGCCGGGCCGGCACCTGGTCGAGCCTGCCCGTGTCGGTCGCCTCGTGGGCCGCGGGCCTTTTGACGGCCGCGGGGCTCGCCCAACTACTGGCGCACTTGGTGCGCCGGATCTGGTTGGGCTACTACATCCCCTGGCCGCTGTCGAAGGCGCTGCGCGACCGACGCGTCCAGCGGTGGACGACTGCGGGCAACGCGGCGCGGTCGAGCGGCCAGGGAAGCCCGCAACGCGAACGGCTCCTGCAGCGGCAGGTCCGCATCGCCTTGGCGTACCCCACCAGCCCGACATGGATCGGCGACCGGTTCGCAGCGCTGCGCACGCGCGTGGACAACCAGTACGAACTCGACCTTCCATCGGCTTGGCCGCGGTTGCTGCTGCTACTTCCCGTACCCGTGCGCAAGAACATCGGCGATGCCGGCCGAAGGTTCGACGCTGCGGTGTTGCTGCAGGCGTGGGCGCTGGTCAACGCGCCGCTCGGCCTGCTGTGGTGGCCCGTGTCCTGCGTAGCCGGGGCGGCCGCGCTGGCGGCCGCACTGATGGGACGCAGCGCAGCCGCTCAGGCCACCGATCTGATCGAGGCAGCCGTCGACGTGTACGGACACCGGCTCATCGGCCAGCTAGGCCCGTCCGAGACAGCGACGATCCTTGATGGACGCGTTTCTGCCCGGCTCAACGCTCGACACCGCAAGAGCGCCTAGTAGTACTTTGTTAGGTCGGTACCAGTTGGTGGCAGAGGGGGCAGAACCCGAGCCAGGTCGCGAGTAGGTACTGCAGCCGGTGTAGGACGGTGTACAGACTCAAGTCCGCCCCGCCGCTTTTGGGCGGGCTGTCCGTAGTCGGGTGAGGAACAGTTGGGCGACCGTGGCGAGGGTGACGTGGCGGTGCCAGCCGGTCCAGGAGCGGCCCTCGAAGTGGTCGAGGCCGAGGGCGGTCTTGAGTTCGCGGTAGTCGTGCTCGACGCGCCAGCGGCTCTTGGCCAGGCGGACCAGTTCGGCGAGTGGTGTGTCGGTGGGCAGGTCGGACAGCCAGTAGTCGCTGGGTTCGTCGTGGCCGGGAGGCCATTGCACGAGCAGCCAGCATTCGGGCAGGACGCCGTCATCGCCGCACTGTGATCCGCGTCGGATCACCCGGCCGGCGGGACGCACCCGTACTGCGAGGAAGTGCCCGGACAGCTCGCCGGTGGGCCGGTCCGGGCTGCGGTCACGGGTGGGTGGCCGGGGACGCCAGCGCACCAGGCGCGCGGCGTCGGCGCCGTGGGCGAGGGCCAGGTCTTTCAGAGGACGTCTGATTCACGTATTTTGTCGGTGATGCGGGTTTAGCCGTATCGCCAGGTTGGGGTGGTTTCGGCGGTGAGTCGTTTGGCGAGGTTGTCGATCATCGCGATGGTGATCATGCTGGCGGAGTTGTCGGGTCGGGCTTCGTAGTCGCGTACGAGTCGGCGGTGGTGCATGAGCCAGCCGAGGGTGCGTTCGACGACCCATCGGCGTTTGACGACGCTGAAGCCCTTGGCCTGTGGGTCTTTGGTGACGATCTCGACGTCGACGCCGAGTTGGGCGCCGTGTTCGACGACGCGGTTTTTGAAGCCGGCGTCGGCCCAGGTCTTGGTGAGGGTGGGGTAGGTGGTGGTGGCCTGGTCGAGCAGGTCTGCGCCGATGGCGTTGTCGCTGGCGCTGGCGGCGGTGACGATGACGGCGAGGAGCAGGCCGAGGGTGTCGGTGATGATGCCGCGTTTGCGGCCTACGATCTTCTTTCCGGCGTCGGTGCCCTGTGTGGATAGTGGGACGTTGGTGGAGGTCTTGACGCTCTGGCTGTCCATGATGGATGCGGTGGGTTGGATGGTGCGGCCGTGGTGGTCGCGGACGAGGCCGGTGAGTTGGTAGTTGAGTTCGGTGAAGATGCCTTCCTTGCTCCAGGCGGCGAAGTAGCCGTAGACGGTGCGGTGGGGTGGGAAGTCGTGGGGCAGGTAGCGCCATGCGATGCCGGTGCGGTTGACGTAGAGGATGGCGTTGAAGATGTCGCGGAGGTCGTGGGTGGGGGTGCGGCCGCTGACGCCGGCGTCGGTGCGGGCTTGTCGCCAGGCGGTCAGGCGGGGTGCGATCAGGGCCCAGCGGGCGTCGGACAGGTCGGATGGATAGGCTTGCCGTTCGGTCATGCGGTAGGCGTACGGTGTCTGGGCGGCGGCTCGACGGACGTCATGTCCGTCGATGTGGGGATCAATGTGAATCAGACACGATCCCGGGGTGAAATGCGGCGAAGCTGGGCGGGTCTGTGGCTGCCGGTATGCTGTCTTTCTGGGTCGGGTCGGGCATCTTGCTCTGCTGGGGTCGGTATGTGAGTACCACGCCGTGTTCACCGACAGCCCGTACACCCTCGTACAGGCCGAAGCCCAGCACCGGCAACACGCGATCATCGAGCAGGTCAACGCCGACCTGATCGCCGGCCCCCTCGCCCACCTGCCCTCCGGACACTTCAGCGCCAACGACGCCTGGCTGACCTGCGCCGCGATCACGCACAACCTCACCCGCGCCGCCGGACACCTCGCCGCGGGCACCTGGTCGACCGCCAGACCCGCCACCATCCGGACCCGGATCATCACCGTCGCAGCCCGCCTCGCCCACCGGGCCCGCACCATCCACCTACACCTGCCCGAGTACTGGCCCTGGCAGGCGGCGTTCGACAACCTGTTCACCGCCGTCCAGCCGGCACCCGGCTGACCACACCCCACCAGCCGAAACCAGGCGGCCCGACCACAGGCCACAATCCCGTTCCACCCCGAACACTCACCCTCGGAGCAAGCCGATCACGTGATCGGCGACTCCCTCACGCCCGCCGCACCACCCAATACAGAAATGATCAACCAACATTCAGCGGCAACCGCGTCGGTGGATCGAGGCTGAGGTCCACGACTCGTTGTTCGAGGGCCGTGATCCGCCGGTGGAGTTGGTCGATGTCGGCCGGCGCGCCGAGCCATCGCACGTGATCGGCGACCGAGAAAGATGTCGATCGTGACAGCCGTGGTGGCTGGCTTGGTGGTAGTCGTGTTGCTCATCGGACCCGCCTCGCACTCACACCGAGGTGATCCGGAGACACGTCTCGGACCCTGGGGAGCTCCCCTCGGATAGATGGAGCACGGACCGCCGCCGGACCTTGCGCCGCGTATGCCGCCGGTTGCGAGCCTGCAGGATGAGCTGACCTACCAGGATCACGGTGGCTACGACTGCGGAGATCAGTTCGTGTACGCGCCGACCGGCCGTCAGTGGAGCGGCCCGGGCTGATGGCTGTACCTTGCCGCCGGTACCGCCTTCGGGGCAGGGTTCGAGGCAGGCTTGCCGAGTGCGACGTCAGGTGCTGGCCTGCCGGCGCATCGCGACGAAGGCTGCCGCCATGAGCAGTTCCTGGCACACCTCGTCGGGGTCCTGCTTGGCGTCGATGGTGGTGGCGCCCAGCCGACGCCAAGTGGCGACGAACGTGTGGTATCCGGCGTACGCGCTGGTCAGCGTGTCGTTGCTCTGGCCGATGCCGTCGTCCTGTCCGGGGTCCGAGAGCCGTCGCCTCATCGTGGTCTGGCCGATTCCAGCTGGAGGTAGGCGTCGAACCGGCCTGTCAGTCCGAATCGTTGCTGATCGGTCGGTCGCGATTGTCGAAGACGGGCTTCTCGCCGGTGGTCTCAAGCCGGTGGTGGTGGCCGGGTCCGAGGTGGTCGGCGATCAGGTTCCGGGCGATGGTGACCAGCCAGGCGCCGAGGTCGTGGCGGTGCCGGGTGAGGCCGCCGATTCGCCTCAGCGCTCGGAGGAAGGTGTCCGAGGTGATGTCCTCGGCGAGCGGCCGGTTGCCGACTTGGAAGTAGACGTACCGGAAGACGGTGTCGACGTAGTGGTCGTAGATCAGCCCGAACGCCTCGCTATCGCCTGCCTGGGCCCGTTGCACGAGTTCCCACACCTCGACCGTGTCGGTGTCGTGGCTGGCCGATGTCGATTCGTGGTGGGGGGTCGGGTCCGGTCGGTGGGGTTCGACGGTTGTGCGGGGGGTGCCGGCGGCGGTGCGGATGGCCGCGATGACGTCGTCGGTGGTGTGATCGCGTGGGTCGGAGCCGGCGAGTGCGGCGCCGATCGAGCCGGCGCGGAGCAGGCCGTTGAACAACTGGTCTTCCGGGTTGGCTGGTCCGTGCTCGTGGAATGCGTCGGTGGGTGTGGTGGCGGGGTGGGTCGGTCGGGGTGCGTTCACCATGAGATCCCCTCATTGCGGAGTTGTCGCCGGGCGCGACGGATCTGGCCTTCGACGGCCCGGGCCGTGGTGTCGAAGTGTTCCGCGAGCTGCTGGTGGGTGAGGCCGTAGGCGTGGCCGAACAGCAGTCTGCGTTGCAGATCTGACAGCACCGTTGTGTGTCTGATCTTGTCGAGGACCACCTTGGCCATGGCGGATCGTGCGGGGTCCTGCTCGGAACGCAGGGCGGCGGGGCCGGTGTCGTCGGGTGGAAGCGTGGTCTCGTTGGTGTTCCTGCTGGTGCGCCATCGGCGGAAGGTGTTGGCGAACTCGCTTCGGCACATGCCGGTGAAGTAGTCGTGCAGGCTGTGGTTGCGGCTGGGGTCCCAGCCGGTGCCGTCGTGGCACCGGCGGGTGAACGTCGCCAGCGCGTTTGTGACCGACTCCTGGATGATGCTGTCGTGGTCGGCGTGTGCCCATCCGTCGGGTGGGTGGAGTCGCCAGCCGCGTCGGGCGCAGTGGCCGAAGATCTGTTTGGTGCGCAGGTCGTGGCGCATCTGCATGACGGCGGCCGCGACGAGCGCGTCGATCATGCGGTCCCAGCGGTGTCCGGTGAACCTGTCCGCCTCGATCAGTCGCCACAGGTCGCGGTCGGCGGCCAGGTGTGCCTCGTGGTCGTCGTCGGCCATCCCCACCTCCTTTGGTCTGTCCCCGTCGCCGCATGTTCTGTCGTGGGTGTGGTGCGTCCCCACGCGGGTTGGCCGGCGCGGGTTTCCGGCTATCGGTACGGGCCGGGACGGGTGTCTCTCGTGCTCGGTGGGCCGGGTGGCGTGGGCGTGCAACGTCGTAGGGGTGGTGGACGGGACGGGGTCTGGATTGGTGGGCTGTGGAGGCGTTGCGGCGTGTCCGGTGGCGTCGGTCGGTGCGGGCGGGAAACGAACACGAGGTTCACGTTCTGTCGGTTGTGTGTTTGTTCGGGGGCCGTTGGCGTGCGTCTCTGGGTGGGCTTTCTGGGGCGGGGCCGCCCCGGCGGTGGCACACCCGAATGTGAGTAATCGTTTGATTCACTCCTGCGCATCTATGTACATCTATTAGGATGGCGTGCGACGGCATGGCGTGGCGGTCGTGGATG
Proteins encoded:
- a CDS encoding IS5 family transposase; the protein is MTERQAYPSDLSDARWALIAPRLTAWRQARTDAGVSGRTPTHDLRDIFNAILYVNRTGIAWRYLPHDFPPHRTVYGYFAAWSKEGIFTELNYQLTGLVRDHHGRTIQPTASIMDSQSVKTSTNVPLSTQGTDAGKKIVGRKRGIITDTLGLLLAVIVTAASASDNAIGADLLDQATTTYPTLTKTWADAGFKNRVVEHGAQLGVDVEIVTKDPQAKGFSVVKRRWVVERTLGWLMHHRRLVRDYEARPDNSASMITIAMIDNLAKRLTAETTPTWRYG